Proteins encoded in a region of the Helicobacteraceae bacterium genome:
- a CDS encoding Opr family porin, with amino-acid sequence MNAKVIVAALTAVCAPLMAADGVASASTLDEAFLKGKHGGALSAIATFGSEDDSYIYGHADLYFNTASFRNIRANIGLSGIGIWWKDDAVGDIKDKSSLHTANIGYFADQFTIAAGRQEFDLVLAPHHYQAAYGELKISPQAKILAAYIKSIALPKYDAGRFFSDYAELNEDGVFALDAVLKAGDISVNPYVYFLPDVAFWAGGKFEFNQLKTASGFALTGHLALSSEDSDSAEKDGFFLELQGDVKLNADLGFFGGFALAGSDGLGSIGASGKEWHRTGANERANRINPFWDGGCQIFSQEALTLYAGAEFERDRLWAGAMLGVTDADSETYSEINLRGEFAITRSFKAEAALITGKFGDDAPTAENPLSQTKIAGGVRYIF; translated from the coding sequence ATGAATGCAAAAGTTATTGTCGCGGCGCTAACCGCCGTATGCGCTCCTCTTATGGCGGCAGACGGCGTAGCGTCGGCTTCCACGCTCGACGAAGCGTTTTTGAAAGGAAAGCATGGCGGCGCGCTCTCGGCGATCGCGACGTTTGGCAGCGAAGACGATTCGTATATATACGGACACGCCGATCTCTACTTTAACACGGCGAGCTTTCGCAATATACGCGCCAATATAGGTCTAAGCGGAATTGGTATCTGGTGGAAAGACGACGCGGTTGGAGATATTAAGGACAAATCCTCTCTGCATACGGCGAATATCGGGTATTTTGCCGATCAATTTACGATAGCGGCGGGTCGTCAAGAGTTTGATCTGGTATTAGCCCCCCACCACTATCAAGCCGCTTACGGCGAGCTAAAGATATCCCCTCAAGCAAAGATTCTCGCCGCCTATATCAAATCGATAGCGCTACCCAAATACGACGCGGGTCGTTTTTTTAGCGATTACGCGGAACTGAACGAAGACGGCGTATTCGCGCTTGACGCCGTTCTTAAAGCGGGCGATATTAGCGTTAATCCCTACGTCTATTTTCTGCCAGACGTAGCTTTTTGGGCTGGCGGCAAGTTTGAGTTTAATCAGTTGAAAACCGCTAGCGGTTTTGCCCTAACGGGACATCTGGCGTTAAGCTCGGAGGATAGCGACAGCGCCGAGAAAGACGGCTTTTTCTTGGAGTTGCAAGGCGACGTAAAACTTAACGCCGATCTCGGCTTTTTCGGCGGTTTCGCTTTAGCCGGTTCGGACGGACTAGGTTCGATAGGCGCTTCCGGTAAGGAGTGGCACAGAACGGGCGCGAACGAACGGGCGAATAGAATAAATCCGTTTTGGGACGGCGGTTGTCAAATATTCTCGCAAGAAGCTCTTACGCTTTACGCGGGCGCGGAGTTCGAGCGCGATAGGCTGTGGGCTGGCGCTATGCTTGGCGTTACCGACGCGGATAGCGAAACCTACTCGGAAATTAACCTGCGCGGCGAATTTGCCATAACCAGATCGTTTAAGGCGGAAGCGGCGCTTATTACCGGCAAGTTTGGCGACGACGCGCCAACCGCCGAAAACCCGCTTTCTCAAACAAAGATCGCGGGCGGGGTTAGATATATCTTTTAG
- the argB gene encoding acetylglutamate kinase, protein MQAKVSAVKTLLDALPYIRKFYGEIIVIKYGGAAQIDPALKDKFAQDIALLSLVGMKPVVVHGGGKSITQLSERLGVKAEFRNGLRVTDRDALRVAQMALIGEINTEIVSLLNDHGAKAIGVNGKDGGFVKAVAIEALGFTGEVREVNPDLPLKLINDRFVPVIAPIASASEAAHPGFNINADTMASAIAGAIRAKKVVFMTDTAGVLDKDKNLLRSLNRADIERLKADGAIVGGMVPKVDSALEALKYGVDKAHILDGRVEHALLLEIFTSEGVSTEITR, encoded by the coding sequence ATGCAAGCCAAAGTTAGCGCCGTTAAAACGCTGTTAGACGCGCTCCCCTATATTCGCAAGTTTTACGGCGAGATAATCGTAATCAAATACGGCGGAGCTGCGCAGATCGATCCCGCGCTAAAAGACAAGTTCGCGCAGGATATAGCTCTGCTTAGTCTGGTGGGAATGAAACCTGTCGTAGTGCATGGCGGCGGCAAATCGATCACGCAACTTAGCGAGCGTCTGGGGGTGAAAGCGGAGTTTAGAAACGGGCTTAGGGTAACCGATCGCGACGCGCTTCGCGTGGCGCAGATGGCGCTGATCGGCGAGATTAACACGGAGATCGTGAGCCTGCTAAACGATCACGGCGCGAAGGCGATCGGCGTAAACGGCAAAGACGGCGGCTTCGTTAAAGCCGTAGCGATCGAAGCGCTGGGATTTACTGGCGAGGTGCGCGAGGTAAATCCCGATCTACCGTTAAAACTTATCAACGATCGCTTTGTGCCGGTCATAGCGCCAATCGCGAGCGCGAGCGAGGCGGCTCATCCGGGCTTTAATATCAACGCCGATACGATGGCAAGCGCGATCGCCGGAGCGATCAGAGCAAAAAAGGTCGTCTTTATGACCGATACGGCGGGCGTTTTAGATAAGGATAAAAACCTGCTTCGCTCGCTAAACCGCGCCGATATAGAGCGGCTAAAAGCCGACGGCGCTATTGTCGGCGGCATGGTTCCTAAGGTCGATTCGGCTTTGGAGGCGCTTAAATACGGCGTGGATAAGGCGCATATCCTAGACGGGCGCGTCGAACACGCGTTGCTACTGGAGATATTCACCTCCGAAGGGGTTAGCACGGAGATTACGCGATGA
- a CDS encoding divalent-cation tolerance protein CutA: MSETKERAMILAMTTVGGDEEAQKLASELVSRRLAACASIAPNISSVYWWKGAIETSGERLVTIKTTREKIAAIEEFFKRNHPYELPELIFIECKASADYEAWVKESLIG; this comes from the coding sequence ATGAGCGAGACAAAAGAACGAGCGATGATTCTGGCGATGACGACGGTTGGCGGCGACGAGGAGGCGCAAAAACTCGCGTCGGAACTTGTGTCGCGTCGCCTTGCGGCGTGCGCGTCGATCGCGCCTAATATATCGAGCGTCTATTGGTGGAAAGGCGCGATCGAAACTAGCGGCGAGCGGCTTGTGACGATTAAAACAACCAGAGAGAAAATCGCCGCGATCGAGGAGTTTTTTAAGCGCAATCACCCCTACGAGCTGCCGGAGCTGATCTTTATCGAATGTAAAGCAAGCGCGGATTACGAGGCGTGGGTAAAAGAGAGTCTGATCGGTTAA